The DNA sequence CGCTCATGTCGAGGCAGCGCTGCGCACCGCCGACCTGCTCGGCCGCGAGCGCGACGATCGCCAGGTCGAGGGTCTGGCGGAGCAGGTCGCGGCCCGCGCCCTCGGTGCCGATCAGCCGGGCCGGCGTGCCGGTGAGGGTGAGTTCGGCCTGCTTGCGGGTCATGTCGAGCGTCTGGACGGCGCGGCGGGTGAGACCGGCGGCGTCGGCCTGGACCGCGAAGACGCTGGGCCCGCCGGGCGCCTGCGCCGCGACGAGGATCAGGTCGGCGGTGTGGCCGTCGAGGACGAACGCCTTGCTGCCGTCGAGGGTCCAGCCGCCGTCACCGGCCTTCGTCGCCGTGGTGGCGACGTCGTCGAAGTCGTAGCGGCCGGAGTCCTCGGCGACCGCGAACGTCGCGATCGTCGCGCCCTCGGCCATGCCGGGCAGCAGCTCCTTCTTCGCCGCGTCGTCACCGGAGAGCAGCAGCGCGTTGGTGGCGAGGGCGACCGTGGAGAAGTAGGGCGCGGGCAGCAGCGCCCGGCCCATCTCCTCGAAGACGACCATGAGCTCGACCTGGCCGAAGCCGGCGCCGCCGTGCTCCTCCGGGATCGCCATGCCCTGCAGGCCCAGCTGCTGGGCCATCTGCGTCCAGACCGTCGGGTCGTAGCCCTCGTCGGTCTCCATGAGCCGGCGCACCTCGGCCGACGAGGCCTTGTCCTCGAGGAACCGGCGCAGCGAGCGACGCAGCTCTTCCTGCTCCGCGGTGAACGCCATGATCATGACTGCGACTCCTTCTGCGTGCCGACGCGCAGGTCCTTGAACGCGACGTTCTTCGAGACGTCGGGCTCCTTGGGCAGGCCGAGCACCCGCTCACCGATGATGTTGTGCTGGATCTCGTCGGAGCCGCCGTAGATCGACGGAGCCGGCGCGCCGAGGAACTGCAGGGCGAGCGAGCCGTGCAGCGGCGCGTCGTCACCGGCGAGCATCCCGCGCGCCCCGGCGATCGACATGCCGACGTCGCGGGACAGCCGGGTGATGTGGGAGACCATCAGCTTGCCGAGCGACGCCTCGGCGCCCGGGCGGCCGCCGGCCGCGACCGCCGCCTTGGCGCGCAGGCCGTTCCAGCGGTTGAGCTGGCCGAGGGTGTAGAGCCGGGCGAGCTGCTGGCGGACGTTGGGGTCGCCGGCGCGGCCGGTCTCCTTGGCCAGCTTGATGAAGCTCTCCGCGCCGCGGCCGGCCATCGCCGAGCCGGTCGCGCGCTGGGCGGGGGCCGCGGTGCGCAGGCTCTCGATGTAGTCACCGACCGACTGGTCGAGCTGGTCGGCGACCCGGGTCCCCCCTGGCGCGCTGATCGAGAAGCCCAGGCTGCCGCCGGCACCGAGGCCGACCCGCTCGTTGGCCAGCGTGGTCAGGGCGACGCCCCAGCCGCCGTTCAGGTCGCCGATGATGTTGGCGGCGGGCACGCGCGCGTCGGTGAAGAACACCTCGGCGAAGTGCGACTCACCGGTGATCTGGCGCAGCGGCCGCACCTCGACGCCGGGCTGGTTCATGTCGAACGCGAAGTAGGTGATGCCGCGGTGCTTCGGCGCATCGCGGTCGGTGCGGGCGAGCAGCATGCCGAGATCGGCACCGAGGCCGCCGGAGGTCCACACCTTCTGCCCGTTGATGACGTACTCCGCGCCGTCGAGCTCGGCCCGGGTCTGCAGGCCGGCCAGGTCGGAGCCGGCGCCGGGCTCGCTGAACAGCTGGCACCACGCTTCGTCGCCGACGAGGATCGGCCGGATGAAGCGGCGCTTCTGCTCGTCGTTGCCGTGCGCGATGATCGTCGGTGCGGCGAGCATCCGCGACAGACCCGCTGGCGGGCCGGGCGCGTGGACCTTGCGGAACTCCTCGAACGCCACTGCCGCGAGGTCGTTGGACAGGCCCTTGCCGAACCACTCCGTCGGCCAGGTCGGGCAGGCCCACCCGGAGTCGGCGAGCCGCGCCAGCCACTCGCGCAGCGGGATCTTCGGGTCGAAGCTCGTGTCGATGAAGCCGCGCACCTCGGCGCGGACGGCATCGGCCGTGGCCAGGGCGGAATCCGCCATCGTGGTCACCTCGTCGGTCGGACTGTGGGGTGCCGACGAGGCTACCGAATCTGATTCGGTTTGGTCCAGGCAGGTGGCGGCCGGATCGGAGGTTCAGCGCAGGTTGAGGACCTCGACCAGGGTGCGTGCTGCGGCACCGCCCGCGTCGGTGGCGATGTCGAGGGCACGGCGTACGTCGAGGTCCGCGCGCAGCGCGTCGAGGACGGCCGCCTCCGCCGCCCCGTCGCCGCCGCGGCCGGCCCCGGAGTAGAGCGCCTCGAGCGCGGTCGCCGCGGCCTCGAGCTCGGCCGGGTCGTAGTCCCACGGCTGCGACCACGAGCGGCGGAGCAGCAGCAGGCGAATCGCGGCGGCGCTGTGCTGGTGCAGCAGGTCGGAGACCAGCACGAGGTTGCCGGCCGACTTCGCCATCTTGTGACCGTCGAGGCGGACCGTGCCGACGTGCAGCCAGCCACGCGAGAACGGCGCGACGCCGGTGATCGCCTCGCCCTGGGCGGCCTCGTAGGCGTGGTGGGGGAAGCGCAGGTCCGCCCCTCCGGCGTGCAGGTCGATGGCCGGCCCGAACGTCGACAGCACCATCGCCGTGCACTCGGCGTGCCAGCCGGGTCGCCCGTCGCCCCACGGGCTCGGCCACGCCGGTTCGTCGGGGCGGGCGGCCTGCCAGACCGTGACGTCGAGCGGGTCGTCCTTGCGCGGGTCGCCGGGCTCGTCGTCGTACTCCGTCAGCAGTGCGATGGCCTCGTCGTGACT is a window from the Mycobacteriales bacterium genome containing:
- a CDS encoding acyl-CoA dehydrogenase family protein, with the translated sequence MIMAFTAEQEELRRSLRRFLEDKASSAEVRRLMETDEGYDPTVWTQMAQQLGLQGMAIPEEHGGAGFGQVELMVVFEEMGRALLPAPYFSTVALATNALLLSGDDAAKKELLPGMAEGATIATFAVAEDSGRYDFDDVATTATKAGDGGWTLDGSKAFVLDGHTADLILVAAQAPGGPSVFAVQADAAGLTRRAVQTLDMTRKQAELTLTGTPARLIGTEGAGRDLLRQTLDLAIVALAAEQVGGAQRCLDMSVDYAKLRVQFGRPIGSFQAVKHKCADMLLEVESARSAAYYAGWAAAEGSDELPMVAALAKAYCSDAYFHAAADNIQIHGGIGFTWEHDAHLYYRRAKSSELLFGDAVEHRERLAAALLD
- a CDS encoding acyl-CoA dehydrogenase family protein: MADSALATADAVRAEVRGFIDTSFDPKIPLREWLARLADSGWACPTWPTEWFGKGLSNDLAAVAFEEFRKVHAPGPPAGLSRMLAAPTIIAHGNDEQKRRFIRPILVGDEAWCQLFSEPGAGSDLAGLQTRAELDGAEYVINGQKVWTSGGLGADLGMLLARTDRDAPKHRGITYFAFDMNQPGVEVRPLRQITGESHFAEVFFTDARVPAANIIGDLNGGWGVALTTLANERVGLGAGGSLGFSISAPGGTRVADQLDQSVGDYIESLRTAAPAQRATGSAMAGRGAESFIKLAKETGRAGDPNVRQQLARLYTLGQLNRWNGLRAKAAVAAGGRPGAEASLGKLMVSHITRLSRDVGMSIAGARGMLAGDDAPLHGSLALQFLGAPAPSIYGGSDEIQHNIIGERVLGLPKEPDVSKNVAFKDLRVGTQKESQS
- a CDS encoding class I tRNA ligase family protein gives rise to the protein MALDLRETLRPVTIAGRPLPLVGRARIYACGVTPYDVTHLGHAATTVWVDVVVRLLRRLGTDAELCRNVTDVDQHLFAAARRAGAEYDRFAAVQQYYFDRDLAALGVTPPTHEPRARTHIREVIALAAGLVDRGAAYVRDGTVYFRGAGVPDRAGLSHDEAIALLTEYDDEPGDPRKDDPLDVTVWQAARPDEPAWPSPWGDGRPGWHAECTAMVLSTFGPAIDLHAGGADLRFPHHAYEAAQGEAITGVAPFSRGWLHVGTVRLDGHKMAKSAGNLVLVSDLLHQHSAAAIRLLLLRRSWSQPWDYDPAELEAAATALEALYSGAGRGGDGAAEAAVLDALRADLDVRRALDIATDAGGAAARTLVEVLNLR